The Aequorivita sublithincola DSM 14238 genome window below encodes:
- a CDS encoding sigma-70 family RNA polymerase sigma factor gives MELLNPDQWIDNYADYLYNYTIVRVNDHIVAQDLISETFLAGLKSKKNFKGEASERTWLISILKRKIIDYYRKINSKKGKAEVHINYRDEDSEGDWLEENAADPFDRTAEDTMENEELRLAILECLNKLPEKQAAIFKKKTIENFDTEAICKEYNITPSNLWVIIHRARKTMVSCLEKNWFN, from the coding sequence TTGGAACTACTGAATCCCGACCAATGGATTGACAACTATGCGGACTACCTTTACAATTACACGATTGTTAGGGTAAACGATCACATAGTTGCGCAAGACCTAATTTCTGAAACTTTTTTGGCGGGACTTAAATCGAAAAAAAACTTTAAAGGAGAGGCTTCGGAACGAACCTGGCTTATTTCCATCTTAAAGCGAAAAATAATCGATTATTATAGAAAAATTAATTCCAAAAAAGGAAAAGCTGAAGTTCATATCAATTACCGCGACGAAGACTCAGAAGGAGACTGGCTTGAAGAGAACGCTGCTGATCCTTTTGACAGAACTGCCGAGGATACAATGGAAAACGAAGAATTGAGACTTGCAATTTTGGAATGTTTGAACAAACTACCCGAAAAACAAGCCGCAATTTTTAAAAAGAAAACCATTGAAAATTTTGATACCGAAGCTATTTGTAAAGAATACAATATTACGCCGTCTAACTTGTGGGTAATAATCCATCGGGCACGAAAAACAATGGTATCGTGCCTAGAGAAGAATTGGTTTAATTAG
- a CDS encoding M20/M25/M40 family metallo-hydrolase, whose protein sequence is MKKFTTLLFTFLLFSAAAIAQHGTSFYATMDAADAISIQKLYPNEIQILESKDNQAAVLLSEEVAHKIHDNVRTHGPGYIFKASKEKALSALNTVQRRNSLLDYTITEDVLVTECLDLVNGQNIEDNILELQNYGTRYHTKSQAVQAVMDQQAKWDAMILASGRSDVHTRIYNHVNTPMPSVILTIDGANTPDEFVIIGGHIDSTSSNKNDAPGADDNASGISSLNEMVRVLLAKGFVPNRSIEVMAFAAEEIGLVGSAEIAEEYATNGVNVAAYVQFDMTGYKGSSRSIYITTDSYNSPTLNNYLTDLMDHYNASGAHSFNYATTVCGYGCSDHASWAANGYDAAFPFEASFSQDNPNIHSSGDLYSFFNTPDHAVKFAKLGLEFLIEAAKSELLSVNDFSEKAISVFVKDKVFNYQLNNTVSNVKEVSIFNVAGQRIISENLNNEAGSFQLSQFAQGFYIAQFALENGHTVSKKFLLN, encoded by the coding sequence ATGAAAAAATTTACTACATTACTTTTTACGTTCCTTTTATTTTCAGCTGCTGCAATTGCACAACACGGAACTTCCTTTTATGCAACTATGGACGCTGCAGATGCTATTTCCATTCAGAAGCTTTACCCAAACGAGATTCAGATTTTGGAAAGTAAAGACAATCAGGCTGCTGTTTTGCTTTCTGAAGAAGTGGCGCATAAAATTCACGATAACGTTCGTACTCACGGACCTGGATATATTTTCAAGGCTTCCAAAGAAAAAGCTCTTAGCGCTTTAAACACCGTGCAACGCAGAAATTCGCTATTAGACTATACTATTACTGAAGACGTTTTGGTAACCGAATGTCTGGATTTAGTAAACGGACAAAACATTGAAGACAATATTTTAGAACTTCAAAATTATGGGACGCGCTACCACACAAAATCTCAAGCTGTTCAGGCAGTGATGGACCAACAGGCAAAATGGGATGCTATGATTCTGGCATCGGGAAGATCAGACGTTCACACTCGTATTTACAATCACGTGAATACGCCAATGCCTTCCGTTATTTTAACTATTGATGGTGCAAATACGCCAGATGAGTTTGTAATTATTGGTGGGCATATTGATTCAACATCTTCCAATAAAAACGATGCTCCTGGCGCGGATGATAACGCTTCTGGAATTTCATCATTAAATGAAATGGTTAGAGTGCTTTTGGCAAAAGGCTTTGTTCCAAACAGAAGTATTGAAGTAATGGCTTTTGCTGCTGAGGAAATTGGATTAGTAGGTTCAGCTGAAATTGCTGAAGAATACGCTACTAATGGAGTGAACGTAGCTGCTTATGTGCAGTTTGATATGACGGGCTACAAAGGCTCTAGTAGAAGTATTTACATTACAACCGATTCTTATAACAGCCCTACACTAAACAATTATTTAACCGATTTGATGGATCATTACAACGCTTCTGGTGCTCATAGTTTTAATTATGCCACAACCGTATGTGGTTATGGGTGCTCAGATCACGCCAGTTGGGCGGCGAATGGATATGATGCTGCTTTTCCTTTTGAAGCATCTTTTAGTCAAGACAATCCCAATATTCACAGTTCTGGAGATTTGTATTCATTTTTCAATACCCCAGATCACGCTGTGAAATTTGCAAAATTAGGTTTGGAATTTTTAATTGAAGCCGCAAAATCAGAGTTGCTTTCCGTTAATGATTTTTCTGAAAAAGCGATTAGCGTTTTTGTAAAAGACAAGGTGTTTAATTATCAATTAAACAACACAGTTTCCAACGTAAAAGAAGTATCAATTTTTAACGTTGCTGGACAAAGAATAATTTCTGAAAACTTGAATAATGAAGCAGGAAGCTTTCAGCTTAGCCAATTTGCACAAGGTTTTTACATTGCCCAGTTTGCCTTGGAAAACGGACATACCGTTTCGAAGAAATTTCTATTGAATTAA